A genomic segment from Paraburkholderia sabiae encodes:
- the istB gene encoding IS21-like element helper ATPase IstB, whose protein sequence is MNPSPELNTTLKQLRLSGVLDSLEQRNRQAIDGQLAYTEFLAMLLHDEVARRDQKKLRTRLARAGFAMGKTLETFDFDRLPNLNRTHIHDLATGRYIDEKVAILIAGPTGTGKSHLAQALGNCAARQGRDVVFATQTRLLNSLQAARATGSYERKLKQLAGVPVLIIDDFALKPLRSPQDEDFHDLIAERYETAATILTSNLDFSEWGDAFAGNRILGAATLDRLRHGAYRIVLDGDSFRAPRPMPEPDQTRLAKSAKKTHP, encoded by the coding sequence ATGAATCCCAGTCCTGAACTGAACACGACCCTCAAGCAGTTGCGCCTGTCTGGCGTGCTCGATTCCCTTGAACAGCGCAACCGGCAGGCCATAGACGGCCAGCTCGCCTACACGGAGTTCCTCGCCATGCTGCTGCACGACGAAGTCGCCCGACGTGACCAGAAGAAGCTGCGCACCCGCCTGGCCCGTGCTGGCTTCGCAATGGGCAAGACCCTCGAAACGTTCGACTTCGACCGGCTGCCGAACCTGAATCGAACCCATATCCACGACCTCGCTACCGGTCGCTATATCGATGAGAAGGTCGCGATTCTCATTGCCGGGCCAACCGGTACCGGCAAGTCGCACTTAGCCCAGGCACTCGGCAATTGCGCCGCCCGGCAGGGGCGTGATGTCGTGTTCGCCACGCAGACCAGGCTATTGAACAGTCTGCAGGCAGCGCGCGCGACCGGTAGCTATGAGCGCAAACTGAAGCAGCTTGCAGGTGTACCGGTCCTGATCATCGACGACTTCGCGCTCAAGCCGCTGCGCTCGCCGCAGGATGAAGACTTCCACGACCTGATCGCCGAACGGTACGAGACCGCCGCGACGATCCTGACGAGTAACCTCGACTTCAGCGAATGGGGCGATGCGTTCGCCGGCAACCGCATCCTCGGCGCCGCGACACTCGATCGCCTACGACACGGCGCCTATCGCATCGTGCTCGACGGTGACAGTTTCCGGGCGCCCAGACCAATGCCCGAACCCGACCAGACGCGGCTTGCGAAATCGGCTAAAAAAACGCATCCTTGA
- a CDS encoding transposase: MVLRRSVPDLDEQGRTAAPLRTARDVQRASLDSGGRSFGWLNRFRRLARDYERLPETLAGLHFVVFSVLMLVHLCNP, encoded by the coding sequence GTGGTACTTCGCCGCTCCGTACCTGACCTTGATGAACAAGGACGCACCGCAGCGCCGCTACGAACTGCGCGAGATGTTCAACGCGCTTCGCTGGATTCAGGCGGGCGCAGCTTCGGCTGGCTCAACCGCTTCCGCCGACTGGCAAGAGACTACGAGCGATTGCCCGAAACTCTGGCCGGCTTGCACTTCGTCGTATTCTCCGTGCTTATGCTTGTCCACCTTTGCAACCCTTAG
- a CDS encoding RolB family protein, with protein sequence MSSPPDFDDRPVFDCADLTQERNKDELRRSVRAAIARYDTFLDDALLPAQHEYADILDSFEGWQLRFDSDRVDELMAEFRQYPCMNDPTEGIMEQISRREGYYPKFLSVVADTESCCTMAEKSNLSYLGEDFCFVDENGHQRMLAYDAMPYEEDFSTYEVLFKYRELGCGVDSVNNLRKCIIIPKTDLFRHEGGDFWSRRYFGKFDVVASTRSTL encoded by the coding sequence ATGTCCAGCCCACCTGACTTCGATGATCGCCCAGTTTTCGACTGTGCCGATCTTACCCAGGAGAGAAACAAGGATGAGCTCAGGCGCTCAGTCAGAGCTGCGATTGCGCGCTATGACACTTTTCTCGATGACGCGCTTCTCCCGGCGCAACACGAGTATGCCGATATCCTGGATTCGTTTGAGGGCTGGCAATTGCGGTTTGACTCCGATCGTGTCGACGAGCTTATGGCGGAATTTCGCCAATACCCATGCATGAATGACCCTACCGAGGGTATCATGGAGCAGATTTCGCGCAGAGAAGGCTATTATCCGAAATTCCTCTCCGTCGTAGCTGACACCGAGTCATGCTGCACGATGGCGGAGAAAAGCAACCTCAGCTATCTAGGCGAAGATTTTTGCTTTGTAGATGAAAATGGACATCAACGGATGCTGGCATACGACGCCATGCCGTACGAAGAGGATTTCAGCACATATGAAGTGTTATTCAAATATCGGGAATTGGGATGCGGCGTAGACTCTGTGAATAACCTTAGGAAATGCATCATCATTCCAAAAACCGACTTGTTCCGCCACGAAGGGGGCGACTTCTGGAGCCGCCGATATTTCGGAAAATTCGACGTGGTGGCTTCCACTCGTTCGACCTTATAG
- a CDS encoding IS110 family RNA-guided transposase, translated as MNAITRVGIDLAKNVMQIHAVDQAGHVVLRKTITREKFLSWFANLPRCRVAMEACSTAHYWARRLSELGHEVRLIPPQFAAPYRKGGAHVKNDALDAEAVCEADSRPQMRFVPVKSPAQQGVLTLHRMRTGYVEERTALVNRLRALLAEFGIFIPQGIDRLRRHFVAQVEDGASELPGTAREALMRAWTQWQTLDQEIAWYDRQIAAHACHDGAAKRCMDMCGVGPLTASAAVATIVNANQFKNGRQMAAWLGLVPRQNSSGGKQRLGRITKQGNDYLRMLLFQGARSAVFTAHRRDDRVSRWIVQLQTRVGYYRTLVAVANKNARILWAILAKGEKFNPAHAPARPNPASDA; from the coding sequence ATGAACGCGATTACCCGAGTCGGCATTGATCTCGCCAAGAACGTTATGCAGATTCATGCGGTCGACCAGGCCGGTCACGTTGTGCTCCGCAAAACCATTACCCGCGAGAAGTTCCTTAGCTGGTTCGCGAACCTTCCGCGGTGCCGCGTTGCCATGGAAGCGTGCAGCACCGCCCACTACTGGGCACGCCGGCTGAGCGAACTTGGGCACGAGGTCCGGCTGATACCCCCGCAATTCGCCGCACCCTACCGCAAGGGCGGCGCCCACGTGAAGAACGACGCGCTCGACGCTGAAGCCGTTTGCGAAGCTGACAGCCGTCCCCAGATGCGTTTCGTCCCCGTGAAGTCGCCAGCCCAACAGGGCGTGCTAACGCTCCACCGCATGCGCACTGGCTACGTCGAGGAGCGCACTGCGCTGGTCAACCGGCTGCGCGCACTCCTTGCCGAATTCGGCATTTTCATCCCGCAAGGCATCGACCGGTTGCGCAGGCACTTCGTCGCACAAGTCGAGGACGGCGCCAGCGAGCTTCCCGGCACGGCGCGTGAAGCGTTAATGCGCGCCTGGACACAGTGGCAGACGCTCGATCAGGAAATCGCCTGGTACGACCGCCAGATCGCTGCCCACGCTTGTCACGATGGCGCCGCCAAGCGCTGCATGGACATGTGCGGCGTCGGCCCGCTTACCGCATCGGCCGCCGTCGCCACCATCGTCAATGCCAACCAGTTCAAGAACGGCCGCCAGATGGCGGCCTGGCTTGGTCTCGTGCCCCGCCAGAACAGCAGCGGCGGCAAGCAGCGCCTTGGCCGCATTACCAAACAGGGAAACGATTATCTGCGCATGCTGCTGTTTCAGGGCGCGCGCTCTGCGGTCTTCACCGCGCACCGGCGTGACGACCGGGTCTCGCGCTGGATCGTTCAGCTGCAGACCCGGGTGGGCTATTACCGGACACTGGTCGCTGTAGCTAATAAGAACGCTCGCATCCTCTGGGCCATCCTCGCAAAAGGCGAGAAGTTCAACCCCGCTCACGCGCCCGCCCGTCCCAATCCCGCGAGCGACGCGTGA
- a CDS encoding IS5 family transposase has protein sequence MRGADTFTGSLFSLRKLDDFVPKSHPLRSIRVMANEALAKMDRLFAGMYEANIKDGRPSIAPEKLLRAMLIQVLYNIRSERQLMEQVQYNRLFRWFIGLAMDDEVWVPTVFTKNRERLIKHDAIIEFFNEVVAIAEKKDLLSGEHFSVDGTLIQAWAGHKSFVRKDGDDQDNDGGSADDFKGSKRSNETHQSRTDPDARLYRKGKTASELRYMGHTLTDNRHGLVINARVTHADGHAEREAAKIMINDVRQAVKDASAEITLGADKGYDAQEFIEACHEMKVTPHVAQNTSGRRSAVADTIASSVGYAISQQKRKLIEQGFGWAKTVGRMRQTMVRGLKKVDQMFVLNMVAYNLVRLRSLAQVRPIRSLAF, from the coding sequence ATGCGCGGCGCCGACACGTTCACCGGGAGTTTGTTTTCCCTGCGGAAGCTGGACGACTTCGTCCCGAAGTCGCATCCGTTGCGATCGATCCGCGTGATGGCGAACGAAGCGCTGGCGAAGATGGATCGACTGTTCGCCGGGATGTACGAAGCGAACATAAAGGACGGGCGGCCGAGCATCGCGCCAGAGAAGCTGCTGCGAGCCATGCTGATCCAGGTTCTCTACAACATCCGCTCGGAGCGGCAACTGATGGAGCAGGTTCAATATAACCGGCTTTTTCGTTGGTTTATCGGCCTGGCAATGGATGACGAGGTGTGGGTGCCCACGGTCTTCACGAAGAATCGCGAGCGATTGATCAAGCACGATGCGATCATCGAATTCTTCAACGAAGTAGTGGCCATAGCTGAGAAGAAGGATCTGCTCTCGGGCGAACACTTCAGCGTCGACGGCACGCTGATCCAGGCGTGGGCGGGACACAAGAGCTTCGTGCGCAAGGACGGTGACGATCAGGACAACGACGGCGGCAGCGCGGACGACTTCAAAGGTAGCAAGCGCAGCAACGAGACGCATCAGTCGAGGACCGATCCCGATGCGCGGCTCTATCGCAAAGGCAAGACGGCCAGCGAATTGCGGTACATGGGCCATACGTTGACCGATAACCGGCACGGCTTGGTGATCAACGCGCGTGTGACCCACGCCGACGGGCATGCCGAGCGTGAAGCGGCCAAGATCATGATCAACGACGTGCGGCAAGCGGTAAAGGATGCGAGCGCAGAAATCACGCTGGGTGCGGACAAGGGTTACGACGCACAGGAATTCATCGAGGCCTGCCACGAAATGAAGGTGACACCGCACGTAGCGCAAAATACCTCGGGGCGGCGTTCGGCGGTGGCCGACACGATTGCCTCGAGCGTGGGCTACGCCATTTCTCAGCAAAAGCGCAAGCTGATCGAACAAGGCTTCGGCTGGGCGAAGACCGTGGGGCGCATGCGCCAGACGATGGTGCGCGGGTTGAAGAAGGTGGATCAGATGTTCGTGTTAAACATGGTCGCCTATAACCTCGTGCGCCTGCGATCCTTGGCACAAGTCCGTCCTATAAGGAGCCTCGCCTTTTAG
- a CDS encoding IS5 family transposase, translating into MGPKTPMPEQDFFRHPLREQINLKHPLVRLADLIHWDRLGVSMSESFASGKGRPASSPRLIAGLLYLQHTFDLSDEEVVWQWVENPYWQVFTGETYLQTEPPIDPSSLTRWRKRLGEAGVEELLAETIDAARRAGVIKAASVKRVIVDTTVMQKAIAHPTDSRLLERCREHLVKAAARHGLKLRQNYNREAPHLARQIGRYAHAKQYKRMKKVLRTLRSRVGRVMRDVERQLGTVADGSRAALQELIGRTKRILLQKAKDKNKLYALHAPEVECLAKGKARTPYEFGVKVSITTTHKEGLIVGMRSMPGNPYDGHTLAEALEQAAILSDVTPEIAVVDRGYKGVAVDGVKIYHPGLRRGITRGLRAMIRRRSAIEPAIGHMKTDGKLDRNWLKGTIGDAMHAVLCGAGHNLRMILRKLRLFCALVLVAFFVPVDQTTPVV; encoded by the coding sequence ATGGGTCCGAAGACGCCTATGCCGGAGCAAGATTTCTTCCGACATCCGCTGCGCGAACAGATCAATCTGAAGCATCCGTTGGTACGGTTGGCCGACCTGATTCACTGGGATCGGCTAGGCGTATCGATGAGCGAGAGCTTCGCGTCCGGCAAAGGTCGACCGGCGAGTTCGCCGCGTCTGATTGCGGGGCTGCTGTATCTGCAGCACACATTTGACCTGTCGGACGAGGAAGTTGTCTGGCAGTGGGTTGAAAATCCGTACTGGCAAGTCTTCACGGGTGAGACGTACCTGCAGACCGAGCCACCGATCGATCCGTCGAGCCTGACACGCTGGCGCAAGCGGCTGGGCGAAGCCGGCGTCGAAGAACTGCTGGCCGAGACGATTGACGCCGCCAGGCGTGCCGGCGTAATCAAGGCTGCGAGCGTGAAGCGCGTGATCGTTGACACGACCGTCATGCAAAAGGCGATCGCGCATCCCACCGATTCTCGCTTGCTCGAACGGTGTCGCGAACATCTGGTGAAGGCTGCGGCTCGGCACGGCCTGAAACTGCGGCAGAACTACAACCGCGAGGCGCCCCACCTGGCGCGTCAGATTGGCCGTTACGCACATGCGAAGCAGTACAAGCGCATGAAGAAAGTGTTGCGTACGCTGCGCTCGCGGGTGGGTCGGGTGATGCGTGACGTGGAGCGGCAGCTTGGCACAGTCGCCGATGGTAGCCGCGCGGCCCTGCAGGAACTGATTGGGCGCACGAAGCGCATCCTGTTGCAAAAGGCAAAGGACAAAAACAAGCTCTACGCACTCCATGCGCCAGAGGTGGAGTGCCTGGCCAAAGGCAAGGCACGCACGCCGTATGAGTTTGGGGTGAAGGTGTCGATCACGACGACGCACAAGGAAGGCCTGATCGTTGGCATGCGTTCGATGCCGGGCAATCCCTACGACGGACACACGCTCGCTGAGGCGCTGGAACAGGCGGCGATCCTGAGCGACGTCACGCCGGAAATCGCCGTCGTCGACCGTGGCTACAAGGGTGTTGCGGTGGACGGCGTGAAGATCTACCACCCCGGCTTGCGACGAGGCATCACACGCGGATTACGCGCGATGATCAGACGGCGCAGTGCAATCGAGCCAGCTATCGGCCACATGAAGACAGACGGGAAGCTCGACCGGAACTGGCTTAAAGGCACAATCGGCGATGCAATGCACGCGGTGCTGTGCGGCGCCGGTCACAATCTGCGGATGATCCTCAGGAAGTTGCGGCTTTTTTGCGCCCTCGTTCTTGTCGCGTTCTTCGTTCCTGTCGATCAGACAACGCCCGTCGTCTGA
- a CDS encoding N-acetylmuramidase domain-containing protein, whose amino-acid sequence MKAYRLGDCGYDVGLLQQCLMGCGYQLEPTSVYDDATAATIKTVQAKVGLVIDGIAGPETLAAIANGRRDPKQLRDADIEMAAERLAVPIACVRAVNEVESTGSGFLIDGRPKILFERHIFWQRLDSRGIHPAPIAATNPNICSQMRGGYRGGAAEYERLADAALVDARAAYESASWGAFQVMGYHWKRLGYSGIGEFVARMERSEADQFDAFVRFVAADASLLAALKRGNWAAFAKGYNGSNYTRNLYDARLTLAYRRYAGQ is encoded by the coding sequence ATGAAAGCGTATCGTCTCGGCGACTGTGGGTACGACGTCGGCCTGTTGCAACAATGCCTCATGGGCTGCGGCTATCAGCTAGAGCCTACGAGCGTTTACGATGACGCGACAGCCGCGACCATTAAGACCGTGCAGGCGAAGGTTGGCCTTGTCATCGACGGGATCGCGGGCCCGGAGACGCTCGCAGCGATCGCAAACGGCCGGCGAGACCCTAAGCAGTTGCGCGATGCTGATATTGAAATGGCCGCCGAAAGGCTCGCAGTGCCGATCGCCTGTGTACGGGCCGTCAATGAAGTGGAATCGACAGGGTCGGGTTTCCTAATTGATGGCCGGCCGAAAATCCTGTTCGAGCGTCATATCTTCTGGCAACGGCTAGATTCACGCGGCATCCATCCGGCACCGATCGCCGCCACTAATCCGAACATCTGCTCCCAGATGCGCGGCGGTTATCGCGGTGGCGCGGCCGAGTATGAACGCCTAGCCGATGCCGCGCTGGTCGATGCCCGTGCCGCATACGAGTCAGCGAGTTGGGGGGCGTTTCAGGTGATGGGCTATCATTGGAAGCGCTTGGGTTATTCGGGCATCGGCGAGTTCGTCGCACGAATGGAAAGAAGCGAAGCCGATCAGTTCGACGCTTTTGTGCGATTCGTCGCAGCAGATGCCAGCTTGCTAGCTGCGCTGAAACGTGGGAATTGGGCTGCGTTCGCAAAGGGATACAACGGGTCAAATTACACACGCAACTTATATGACGCGAGGCTGACACTGGCATATCGGCGATACGCCGGCCAGTAA